The DNA segment ATGCCGAGCGCATTCCAGGCTTCAGTTTCATTCCTGTGCTCAGCGAGGCCGGCGAGGCCTGGCCGGGCCGGCGCGGTTATCTGGCCGAGCACTTCGACGCTGCTGCACTGCGCGAGTCAGCGTTCGACATGTACCTGTGCGGCCCACCGCCGATGGTTGAGTCAGTCAAGACCTGGCTAGACGAGAACGCCCTGGACAACGGCCATCTGTATTTCGAGAAATTCACCGAGAGCAACACCTGAACCAGACCTGAGCCCAGACCGGCGGCGCCAGACCCGCCGGCTGCACCACCGAATCGGCACCACGTTTGACCACTGCCCACCCCCAACAACAACCAACAGGCCGCAGCAATGCGGCGCTGCCTATCTACAGGCGGTAACCGACACCCCAATAATGATAACCACTCGCATAAAGACGCCATTGGCTGCGATCCGGCAGCTATCCGACCGGCAAAGGGTGCAGTCCGGCCTGCGTGCCACTACAATGCGCGTTTTGCCCTGCGCCGGACTCCACCCGTCATGTCTTTACCCAAGCACCACCTGGAACTGCTCAGCCCCGCCCGCGATGTGAGCATCGCCCGCGAAGCCATCCTGCACGGCGCCGATGCCGTCTACATTGGCGGGCCGAGCTTCGGCGCACGGCACAACGCCTGCAACGAGGTCAGCGAGATTGCCGAGCTGGTGAAGTTTGCCCGCCGCTACCACGCGCGGATCTTCACCACCCTCAACACCATCTTGCATGACGATGAGCTGGAACCGGCGCGCAAGCTGATCCACCAGTTATACGATGCCGGTGTCGATGCGCTGATCGTCCAGGACCTGGGCGTGATGGAGCTGGACATCCCGCCCATCGAGCTGCACGCCAGCACCCAGACCGACATCCGCACCCTGGAGCGGGCGAAGTTTCTCGATCAGGCCGGTTTCTCGCAACTGGTGCTGGCTCGTGAGCTGGATCTGGGGCAGATCCGCGAAATTGCCGACAACACTGACGCATCCATCGAGTTCTTTATCCATGGCGCGCTGTGCGTGGCGTTCTCCGGGCAGTGCAACATTTCCCAGGCGCAGAACGGCCGCAGCGCCAACCGTGGGGACTGCTCCCAGGCCTGCCGCCTGCCCTACACCCTCAAAGACGATCAGGGCCGCGTGGTGGCCTTCGACAAACACTTGCTGTCGATGAAAGACAATAACCAGAGCGCCAACCTGCGCGCGCTGGTCGAAGCCGGTGTGCGCTCGTTCAAGATCGAAGGCCGTTACAAGGACGTGAGCTATGTGAAGAACATCACCGCTCATTACCGCCAGATGCTCGACGCGATCCTCACAGAACGCCCCGACCTGGCCCGCGCCTCCAGCGGCCACACCGCGCATTTCTTCGTACCGGACCCGGACAAGACCTTCCACCGCGGCAGCACCGACTACTTCGTCACCGAGCGCAAGATCGACATCGGCGCCTTTGACTCGCCGACCTTCACCGGTCTGTTGGTAGGTAACGTGGAGAAGGTCAACAAGCGCGACCTGATCGCCGTGACTCACGAGCCACTGTCCAACGGTGATGGTCTGAACGTGCTGGTCAAACGTGAAGTGGTGGGGTTCCGTGCCAACATCGCCGAGCTCAAAGGCGAGTTCGAAGAAGACGGCGAGAAGCGCTGGCGCTACCGGGTCGAGCCCAACGAGATGCCAGCCGCGCTGTCGCGCCTGCGCCCTAATCACCCGCTGAGCCGCAACCTCGACCATAACTGGCAGCAAGCACTGCTCAAGACCTCGGCCGAGCGGCGCATCGGGATCCGCTGGAATGCCGTGCTGCGCGAACAGCGCCTGAGCCTGGAAGCCACCAGCGAAGAAGGCGTGCAGGTCGCGGTCAGCCTCGACGGCCCGTTCGGTGCAGCCAATAAACCGGAACAGGCACTGGATCAGTTGCGCGACCTGCTGACCCAACTGGGCACCACGATCTATCACGCCCAGGATGTGAAGCTCGACGCGCCGCAAGCGTTCTTCATCCCCAACTCGCAACTCAAGGCGCTGCGCCGCGAAGCCATCGAAGCGCTGGATGCCGCCCGTGTGGCTGCCCATCCGCGTGGCGCACGCAAGGCCGAGACCAACCCGCCGCCGGTCTACCCGGAGTCGCACCTGTCATTTCTGGCCAACGTTTACAACCAGAAGGCCCGCGACTTCTATCACCGCCACGGCGTGAAATTGATCGACGCCGCCTACGAGGCGCACGAAGAACCCGGTGAAGTGCCGGTGATGATCACCAAGCACTGCCTGCGCTTCTCGTTCAACCTGTGCCCGAAACAGGCCAAAGGCGTCACTGGCGTACGCACCAAGGTCGCGCCGATGCAACTGATTCAGGGTGACGAAGTACTGACCCTGAAGTTCGACTGCAAACCGTGCGAGATGCACATCATCGGCAAGATGAAGAGCCACATCCTCGACCTGCCACAGCCTGGCAGCAAAAAGGCCGGCATCGTTGGCCACATCAGCCCCGAAGAGCTGCTCAAGACCGCCAAGCGCCCACCCCAGGCGCCGCATTGATGAAATGTCGGTAACGACCTTAGTGTGGGCGGCACTCCGATGAAGGCTAAGGGTCAGGCGCTGGACATGTTTTGTCTGGCCTGGCCCTTTCACGAGCAAGCTCGTTCCCACCTTATTTCAGGCCATAACCGGGTAAGGGCCAACCGGGCCCGCGTCACCCTGAACTGATCAGCATTGCTCCTGTAAGCCGTCGATCTCGGCCTGGATGTTTTCTCTGGCCCGCGCTTCCCAGCGGGCCTGTCCTGCGGGGCTGGTGAAAATCACTGGCCGCTGCAGAAACTTCTTCAACACCGCCACCCTCCCCGGCACATACAGCGCATCGGGAAAGCAACCGTATTCAAGGCGCACAGCTTTTGCGTAGGCGCTGTACTCGCTGGGTGTCGCAGCAAGAATCGACAAATCGATATCCACCAGCAGGCGCTGGTCGGCGCTGGTTGCAGGCTGACGATGGTCGGTGGCCATGATCAGCGCGTGTACGGCCTGCACCTGTGCGCCCAGCCCGTTAGCCTGTAGCACTTCGCTCGCCAGCTCGGCGCTGCGGGTTTCGTTATCCTGGCGGGCCGGGTCGTAGATTGCGTCGTGGTACCAGATGGCAAGCTCCAGCAGTTCCGGGGCCTGGGCATGATCGCGCAGCGTGTCGAAGGTTTGCAGCATGGCGTCGATATGCGCGGCGCTGTGGTAATGCCGGGCGGGCCCGGCGTACAACCGCTGCAAGTGCTCGAAAGCGTCCTGCGGCGGCTGCACGCCCAGCCGCCGCCAGAGCGACTGCCAGCGTTGCAGGTCGAGGTCAGGGGCGTTCATCCAGCGCTTTCTCCATATGGGTGGTGTGCCAGAGCGGATCGTCTTCCACATCGGTGATGGTGAAACCGTGCTTTTCCCAGAAAGCAATGGCGCCAGCCAGGAACGGATGGGTATGCAGGTACAGCACCTCGACGCCCTGCTGCTGCGCATGCTCGCT comes from the Pseudomonas sp. StFLB209 genome and includes:
- a CDS encoding peptidase U32 family protein: MSLPKHHLELLSPARDVSIAREAILHGADAVYIGGPSFGARHNACNEVSEIAELVKFARRYHARIFTTLNTILHDDELEPARKLIHQLYDAGVDALIVQDLGVMELDIPPIELHASTQTDIRTLERAKFLDQAGFSQLVLARELDLGQIREIADNTDASIEFFIHGALCVAFSGQCNISQAQNGRSANRGDCSQACRLPYTLKDDQGRVVAFDKHLLSMKDNNQSANLRALVEAGVRSFKIEGRYKDVSYVKNITAHYRQMLDAILTERPDLARASSGHTAHFFVPDPDKTFHRGSTDYFVTERKIDIGAFDSPTFTGLLVGNVEKVNKRDLIAVTHEPLSNGDGLNVLVKREVVGFRANIAELKGEFEEDGEKRWRYRVEPNEMPAALSRLRPNHPLSRNLDHNWQQALLKTSAERRIGIRWNAVLREQRLSLEATSEEGVQVAVSLDGPFGAANKPEQALDQLRDLLTQLGTTIYHAQDVKLDAPQAFFIPNSQLKALRREAIEALDAARVAAHPRGARKAETNPPPVYPESHLSFLANVYNQKARDFYHRHGVKLIDAAYEAHEEPGEVPVMITKHCLRFSFNLCPKQAKGVTGVRTKVAPMQLIQGDEVLTLKFDCKPCEMHIIGKMKSHILDLPQPGSKKAGIVGHISPEELLKTAKRPPQAPH
- a CDS encoding HD domain-containing protein; protein product: MNAPDLDLQRWQSLWRRLGVQPPQDAFEHLQRLYAGPARHYHSAAHIDAMLQTFDTLRDHAQAPELLELAIWYHDAIYDPARQDNETRSAELASEVLQANGLGAQVQAVHALIMATDHRQPATSADQRLLVDIDLSILAATPSEYSAYAKAVRLEYGCFPDALYVPGRVAVLKKFLQRPVIFTSPAGQARWEARARENIQAEIDGLQEQC